One Delphinus delphis chromosome 16, mDelDel1.2, whole genome shotgun sequence genomic window carries:
- the NEURL1 gene encoding E3 ubiquitin-protein ligase NEURL1 yields the protein MGNNFSSIPSLPRGNPSRAPRGHPQNIKDSIGGPFPVTSHRCHHKQKYCPPVLPGGGLPATPLLFHPHTKGSQILMDLSHKAVKRQASFCNAITFSNRPVLIYEQVRLKITKKQCCWSGALRLGFTSKDPSRIHPDSLPKYACPDLVSQSGFWAKALPEEFANEGNIIAFWVDKKGRVFYRINDSAAMLFFNGVRTADPLWALVDVYGLTRGVQLLDSELVLPDCVRPRSFTALRRPSLRREAEEARLSVSLCDLNVPGADGDETAPAAGCPIPQNSLNSQHSHALPAQLDGDLRFHALRAGAHVRILDEQTVARLEHGRDERALVFTSRPVRVAETIFVKITRSGGARPGALSFGVTTCDPGTLRPADLPFSPEALVDRKEFWAVCRVPGPLHSGDILGLVVNPDGELHLSHNGSAAGMQLCVDASQPLWMLFGLHGAITQIRILGSTILAERGIPSLSCSPASTPTSPSALGIRLSDPLLSTCSSGPLGNSAGGTAPNSPVSLPESPVTPGGGPWSDECTICYEHVVDTVIYTCGHMCLCYACGLRLKKALHACCPICRRPIKDIIKTYRSS from the exons ACTCCATCGGGGGCCCCTTCCCTGTCACCTCTCACCGATGCCACCACAAGCAGAAGTACTGCCCACCGGTGCTGCCCGGTGGGGGGCTCCCGGCCACGCCACTGCTCTTCCACCCACATACCAAGGGCTCCCAGATCCTCATGGACCTCAGCCACAAGGCCGTCAAGAGGCAGGCCAGCTTCTGCAATGCCATCACCTTCAGTAACCGCCCGGTCCTCATCTATGAGCAAGTCAGGCTGAAG ATCACCAAGAAGCAGTGCTGCTGGAGCGGGGCGCTGCGGCTAGGCTTCACGAGCAAGGACCCATCCCGTATCCACCCTGACTCACTGCCCAAGTACGCCTGCCCCGACCTGGTGTCCCAGAGCGGCTTCTGGGCCAAGGCGCTGCCCGAGGAGTTTGCCAACGAGGGCAACATCATCGCCTTCTGGGTGGACAAGAAGGGCCGTGTTTTCTACCGCATCAACGACTCGGCCGCCATGCTCTTCTTCAATGGGGTCCGTACAGCCGACCCGCTCTGGGCCCTGGTGGACGTCTACGGCCTCACGCGGGGCGTCCAGCTACTTG ACAGCGAGCTGGTGCTACCAGACTGCGTGCGGCCGCGCTCTTTCACCGCCCTGCGGCGGCCGTCGCTGCGACGTGAGGCCGAGGAAGCGCGCCTCTCCGTGAGCCTGTGCGACCTCAACGTGCCGGGCGCCGACGGCGACGAGACCGCGCCGGCCGCTGGCTGCCCCATCCCGCAGAACTCGCTCAACTCCCAGCACAGCCACGCTCTGCCAGCGCAGCTCGACGGCGACCTGCGCTTCCACGCGCTGCGCGCCGGCGCACACGTCCGCATCCTGGACGAGCAGACGGTGGCGCGCCTGGAGCATGGGCGCGACGAGCGCGCGCTCGTCTTCACCAGCCGGCCCGTGCGCGTGGCCGAGACCATCTTCGTCAAGATCACGCGTTCGGGCGGCGCACGGCCTGGCGCGCTCTCCTTCGGCGTCACCACGTGCGACCCCGGCACGCTGCGGCCAGCCGACCTGCCTTTCAGCCCCGAGGCACTGGTGGACCGTAAGGAGTTCTGGGCCGTGTGCCGCGTGCCCGGGCCCCTGCACAGCGGCGACATCCTGGGCCTGGTGGTCAACCCCGACGGTGAGCTGCACCTCAGCCACAATGGCTCCGCGGCGGGCATGCAGCTGTGCGTGGACGCCTCGCAGCCGCTTTGGATGCTCTTCGGCCTGCACGGGGCCATCACGCAGATCCGCATCCTCG GCTCCACCATCCTGGCAGAGCGGGGCATCCCGTCACTCTCCTGCTCCCCTGCCTCCACACCAACCTCGCCCAGCGCCCTGGGCATCCGCCTCTCTGACCCCTTGCTCAGCACATGCAGCTCTGGACCTCTGGGGAACTCTGCTGGCG GGACGGCCCCCAACTCACCTGTGAGCCTGCCAGAGTCGCCAGTGACTCCAGGCGGGGGCCCGTGGAGCGATGAGTGCACCATTTGCTATGAGCACGTGGTGGACACGGTCATCTACACATGCGGCCACATGTGCCTCTGCTATGCCTGTGGCCTGCGCCTCAAGAAGGCTCTACACGCCTGCTGCCCCATCTGCCGCCGCCCCATCAAGGACATCATCAAGACCTACCGCAGCTCCTAG